A single uncultured Methanobrevibacter sp. DNA region contains:
- a CDS encoding sugar phosphate isomerase/epimerase, with translation MKLGFTTLAVFMEPNNDIINLAKKHGFEIVEILGEDPFYEKDHGEFKDCGLDMRIHAATVDINIASLNKGIRAESVKQMIQCGHYAESINANTITVHPGIIGRNEPHLRKWALELAVESVGEIIDNTNVEISVENMPVRGKFLGNTVEEIEMIQEETGCSLTIDTGHGNTCGNLEEMLSLKNISYCHLNDNDGVKDQHITLGEGTLDLNLLKKIDTAIIELNNFDNVLKSKEVIDNL, from the coding sequence ATGAAACTAGGTTTTACAACACTAGCTGTATTTATGGAACCCAACAATGACATCATCAATTTAGCTAAAAAACACGGATTTGAAATAGTGGAGATTCTCGGAGAAGACCCTTTTTATGAAAAAGACCATGGGGAATTCAAAGACTGCGGACTAGACATGAGAATACATGCAGCAACTGTCGACATTAACATAGCAAGTTTAAATAAGGGGATTAGAGCTGAAAGTGTAAAACAAATGATTCAGTGCGGCCATTATGCAGAAAGCATTAATGCCAATACCATAACAGTTCATCCCGGAATAATCGGTAGAAATGAACCTCATCTTAGAAAATGGGCGCTGGAACTGGCTGTTGAAAGTGTCGGGGAAATTATCGACAATACAAATGTCGAAATATCAGTTGAAAACATGCCTGTACGGGGAAAATTTTTAGGAAATACTGTTGAAGAAATTGAAATGATCCAGGAGGAAACCGGCTGCAGCCTCACCATAGATACCGGTCACGGAAATACCTGCGGAAACCTTGAGGAAATGCTTTCACTTAAAAACATCAGTTACTGTCACTTAAACGATAATGATGGAGTTAAAGACCAGCACATTACTCTTGGTGAAGGTACACTTGACTTGAATTTACTGAAAAAGATTGATACGGCTATTATAGAGCTGAACAACTTCGATAATGTATTGAAAAGTAAAGAAGTCATTGATAACTTATAA
- a CDS encoding right-handed parallel beta-helix repeat-containing protein — translation MLSLNFVAANNQTISGNESVSLTSEPLLQAQNDIQIKDTLNASEGKVIEISQDNYDNYFDARTGKILASASISSGDTLKIGNISERAFVIDRQLTLMPITPNDQIKNGFIHLIKGSDGSTITNLTINNTKNTLNIRGVTVGQLHGIWLSHSNNNLISYNTIRIANSGGVYAMPMGWSSNNRIIYNDMKTYVSTNIIMGDSHYNLISHNSLEVLSYSDMSVTNLIYFNPFTHADYAGTPLCKGNIISYNYLKGFCTLPMSIILQFEYASHDGTVVANNTIIKGSIGINLNGNNVSVYGNIVTDSGVGISVSGGDFTVTNNTVSGTSQQTGIRANCIENSKGIIYDNNITFSDVSNGMSLTNNIEAYNNNINIKNYGVGISLSGENTTVHHNNIKNNHDTGVSILGSYNTVSKNIITTNSIGVAIPSAINSNVRYYNNTITDNRITSESYGISIEGLVYNSIIKNNIIETNMTVGINIQITDKKSNTELDNIVNGVILNATSIIINDNNFYQFFDEEGYFVYEFEEDTPKVIFLTFLTNKNLIFDEKITVISNKMDNLLFNVTVTFEGDSEGSVLRDFNFINYDKEAVIINNVDDITVSNNNITDIYKKASKSNSAVLVQGVCNNEIISKNNIYINAKTDYVYAITAPALNSKGLLNREFSKGFAINDNTIIIISTGMAEAIYTDALAFSEFNNNKINIKANGYAYGIALANIIGKLTNNSIKNNEIVIYTDEMAYLIELHMTENTTIANNTLYGESNGIYGVGVYSSSNVTIENNRISAFGGDLKNIKSVDDVLGIGNAAISAINFVNNITINNNLIITNITNPISKIKANNESEVNISSNSYIVSNNNFNTYFKNNEFIKGNVEENAVLLLYNITNGQKMEITTPIVISSYDNNIPIIASLILNKASNVTIYNINFVNSTIELKSSSNNTIFNNSFNSQTPTILIINNGENNTFANNTVNMNGEKISAIKLAKTKSNNILDNEFNLKGDSVKAIILDSSRNTVIEGNIILSDANDLIFIESTKSLYDNITQNTLRGNASSVYGYYASNSNYGHIGNNIIEIRGTSNITEQSGVYFKGSSMINEVINNHIESFSKNGDDYAVMVIANSNLHNTIINNFLISSNGAKRANEAVYSKYGTIKDNTPIDLYVSANGSDESGDGSIYNPYASISKALENSLNHAVIYVGSGQYNETNLIINKNVTIHGNGENVIIDAQSGQLFDIAQNGILSIYGIIIQNAHNVDGGSAFINNGKLSISNSVICNSSSYYDNSHPVFDHDVEIDEDGEMKSAHTLNCSGTGKGGAILNNGELYINSSVFYNNLGHTGGVIADYGKLNIDSSVFYRNQAVHGGVIFTNSNNEINIKNSLFMNNTALTSLDYCTVRIGASTWSIDKGYTYTYSSLCENPVGEGGVIYSKNTGILMENSTFRDNCAKTGGVISAPLDSLTSRSSNAKVNLKINNCEFINNRANDTRKSSGSIDLNNYRYYSGFNGGVIYGAYNNLETRNSEFYYNQATNNGGVIYAKANDGKLLDSIFMLNTAGTSGGVLEISKNFIIERCIISNNSARYGGAIEYNSYEYYGHVQDHINIYNSTISHNRALNGGGAFNIGYANITVRNTNIVDNVAPGGNTFHSTVIGGEQDIDMRYNYWGKNGPDDSVWKAMNRDSFYPITREMINWNPQVIDDEPSNPAIDVNPDDDSKGHGGNEDKPSIDYNPSSTESSTSTGRNIGGNGNNDGSGNNYGPGSGTGGTGSGTGHPGTPYNPGDGGNTNAYGHIPGNTYTGQKVTGNYNSSSSNANSKVDGTSNSNSQSKVNSSNHDSSLSTVGMISNAAASSGSDGGGQGETSSTDSSQSGAQSVSKSYEIKEKLDELIDDDKSMMTFIALAIIVLLLLIIGYKRKERENEE, via the coding sequence ATGTTATCATTAAATTTTGTTGCTGCAAATAATCAAACAATATCTGGAAATGAAAGTGTATCCTTAACAAGCGAACCCCTACTTCAGGCACAAAATGATATTCAAATAAAAGATACTTTAAATGCCTCAGAAGGCAAGGTAATTGAAATTAGTCAAGACAATTATGATAATTACTTTGATGCCAGAACAGGTAAAATATTAGCTTCAGCTAGTATTTCAAGCGGGGATACATTAAAAATTGGAAATATTTCCGAAAGAGCATTTGTTATTGATCGCCAACTAACTTTAATGCCCATTACTCCCAATGATCAAATAAAAAACGGTTTTATACATTTGATTAAAGGAAGTGACGGATCCACAATTACAAATTTAACTATTAATAATACGAAAAATACATTAAATATTCGAGGCGTTACTGTAGGTCAACTTCACGGCATATGGTTGTCTCATTCCAACAATAACCTTATTTCTTACAATACAATAAGAATAGCAAATTCTGGAGGAGTTTATGCAATGCCTATGGGATGGTCCAGTAATAATCGTATTATTTACAATGATATGAAAACTTACGTGAGCACAAATATTATTATGGGAGATTCACATTATAACCTGATTTCACATAATAGTTTAGAAGTATTGTCTTATTCAGACATGTCTGTTACAAATCTGATTTACTTCAATCCATTTACTCACGCAGATTATGCTGGAACTCCATTATGTAAAGGCAACATAATTTCCTACAATTATTTGAAAGGTTTTTGTACATTGCCTATGTCTATAATTTTGCAATTTGAATATGCAAGCCACGACGGCACAGTCGTTGCAAATAATACAATTATTAAAGGATCAATCGGAATAAATCTGAATGGTAATAATGTTTCAGTTTATGGAAATATAGTTACTGACAGTGGCGTGGGTATTTCTGTAAGCGGAGGTGATTTTACTGTCACAAACAATACTGTGAGCGGAACAAGTCAGCAGACAGGAATCAGAGCCAATTGTATTGAAAATTCAAAAGGTATCATCTATGACAATAATATTACATTCAGCGATGTTTCAAACGGTATGTCACTGACAAACAATATTGAAGCATATAACAATAACATCAATATTAAAAATTACGGTGTAGGCATTTCACTGTCCGGTGAAAATACTACAGTCCATCACAATAATATTAAAAATAATCATGATACAGGTGTTTCAATACTGGGCAGCTATAATACGGTTAGTAAAAACATTATAACCACTAACAGTATAGGTGTGGCAATACCTTCTGCAATAAACAGTAATGTAAGATATTACAACAACACCATTACTGACAATAGGATAACCAGTGAAAGTTACGGTATTTCAATTGAAGGTCTGGTTTATAATTCAATTATTAAAAACAATATCATTGAAACAAACATGACTGTAGGTATAAATATACAGATTACCGATAAGAAATCCAATACGGAACTGGACAATATTGTCAATGGAGTGATTTTAAACGCTACATCAATTATTATCAATGACAATAACTTCTACCAATTCTTCGATGAAGAGGGATATTTCGTTTATGAATTTGAAGAAGATACCCCAAAAGTTATCTTTTTAACATTTTTGACCAATAAAAATCTGATTTTTGATGAAAAAATCACTGTAATTAGTAATAAAATGGATAATCTCCTTTTTAATGTTACAGTAACATTTGAAGGCGATTCAGAAGGATCTGTTCTAAGAGATTTTAATTTCATAAACTACGATAAAGAAGCTGTCATTATAAATAATGTTGATGACATTACTGTCAGCAATAATAATATTACAGACATCTATAAGAAAGCAAGCAAGTCAAATTCCGCTGTTTTAGTTCAGGGCGTTTGTAATAATGAAATTATTTCCAAAAACAATATTTACATAAATGCCAAAACCGATTATGTTTATGCTATAACAGCACCTGCTCTAAATTCTAAGGGATTATTAAACAGAGAATTTTCCAAAGGATTTGCAATAAATGACAATACAATAATTATCATTTCAACAGGCATGGCAGAAGCAATTTATACTGATGCACTAGCTTTTAGTGAATTTAACAACAATAAGATTAACATTAAAGCTAATGGTTATGCATATGGTATTGCTCTTGCAAATATAATAGGTAAATTAACCAACAACAGTATAAAAAACAATGAAATTGTAATCTACACTGATGAAATGGCTTATCTGATTGAGCTGCACATGACAGAAAACACTACCATTGCAAACAACACATTATACGGTGAAAGTAATGGAATATATGGTGTTGGAGTTTACAGTTCATCTAACGTGACAATAGAAAACAATAGAATTTCAGCATTTGGCGGAGATTTGAAAAATATAAAGTCAGTTGATGATGTATTAGGTATTGGAAATGCTGCAATTTCAGCAATAAACTTTGTAAATAATATTACAATAAATAATAACTTAATTATAACCAATATTACAAATCCGATTTCCAAAATCAAGGCAAATAATGAATCCGAGGTAAATATATCATCAAATTCATATATTGTCAGTAATAATAACTTTAACACATATTTCAAGAATAATGAGTTTATTAAAGGAAATGTTGAGGAAAATGCTGTACTGTTATTATATAACATTACAAACGGCCAAAAAATGGAGATAACAACTCCAATTGTTATCAGCTCATATGACAACAATATTCCAATTATTGCTTCATTAATCTTGAATAAAGCTTCAAATGTGACAATTTACAATATAAACTTTGTAAATTCAACAATTGAACTTAAAAGTTCATCAAACAATACTATATTTAATAATAGCTTTAATTCACAAACCCCAACTATATTAATCATTAACAATGGTGAAAATAATACATTTGCAAACAATACTGTCAATATGAACGGCGAAAAGATTTCAGCAATTAAATTGGCTAAAACAAAATCCAATAATATTTTAGATAATGAGTTTAACCTCAAAGGAGATAGTGTTAAAGCAATAATTTTAGATTCATCAAGAAATACTGTCATTGAAGGAAATATAATTCTTTCAGATGCAAATGATTTGATTTTCATTGAATCAACAAAATCATTGTATGACAACATTACTCAAAACACATTAAGAGGTAATGCCTCATCTGTATATGGATATTATGCAAGCAATTCCAATTACGGACACATTGGTAATAATATCATTGAGATTAGAGGAACATCAAACATAACTGAACAGTCAGGAGTTTATTTCAAAGGTTCATCAATGATAAATGAGGTAATCAACAACCATATTGAATCATTTTCCAAAAATGGTGATGACTATGCAGTTATGGTAATAGCTAACAGTAATCTTCACAACACAATAATCAATAACTTCCTGATAAGTTCCAATGGAGCTAAAAGAGCAAATGAAGCGGTTTATAGTAAATACGGAACTATTAAAGACAATACACCTATTGACCTTTATGTTTCAGCTAACGGCAGTGATGAGAGCGGAGACGGAAGCATTTATAATCCATACGCTTCAATCTCAAAAGCTTTAGAAAACAGTTTAAATCATGCGGTTATTTATGTAGGTTCAGGACAATACAATGAAACAAATTTAATCATTAACAAGAACGTTACAATACATGGCAATGGTGAAAATGTTATAATTGATGCTCAATCTGGCCAATTATTCGATATCGCTCAAAATGGAATTCTTTCAATTTACGGAATAATTATTCAAAATGCTCATAATGTGGATGGAGGATCAGCATTTATAAATAACGGTAAGTTATCCATTTCCAATTCAGTTATTTGCAATTCCTCATCTTACTACGACAATTCCCATCCGGTATTTGACCATGACGTTGAAATAGACGAAGACGGAGAAATGAAATCTGCTCACACACTTAACTGTAGTGGAACAGGTAAAGGAGGAGCCATATTAAATAATGGTGAATTATACATTAACTCATCAGTATTTTACAATAATTTAGGCCATACCGGAGGAGTTATCGCTGATTACGGTAAATTAAATATTGATTCATCAGTATTTTACAGAAATCAGGCAGTTCATGGTGGAGTTATCTTTACCAACTCAAATAATGAAATAAACATTAAAAATTCATTATTCATGAACAATACCGCATTGACATCCCTTGATTATTGTACTGTAAGAATTGGTGCAAGCACATGGTCAATCGACAAAGGATACACTTACACCTACTCTTCACTTTGTGAAAATCCTGTTGGTGAAGGGGGAGTAATATACAGTAAAAATACAGGCATCCTAATGGAAAATTCAACATTTAGAGATAATTGCGCTAAAACCGGAGGAGTCATTTCCGCACCGCTTGACAGTTTGACATCACGTTCAAGCAATGCCAAAGTTAATTTAAAAATCAATAACTGTGAATTTATAAACAATAGAGCAAATGATACAAGAAAATCTTCAGGATCTATTGATTTAAACAATTATCGTTATTACAGTGGATTTAATGGTGGAGTAATTTATGGAGCTTATAATAACTTAGAAACTAGAAATTCAGAGTTCTATTACAATCAGGCAACCAATAACGGTGGAGTAATCTATGCAAAAGCTAATGATGGAAAACTTTTAGATTCAATATTTATGCTAAACACTGCAGGAACAAGCGGTGGCGTATTGGAAATCTCTAAAAATTTCATCATAGAAAGATGCATAATCTCAAACAATTCAGCCAGATACGGCGGTGCTATCGAATACAATTCATATGAATATTATGGCCATGTTCAAGACCACATTAACATTTATAACTCTACAATATCACACAACAGAGCTTTAAATGGCGGTGGTGCATTTAACATAGGATATGCAAATATTACCGTACGCAATACAAATATTGTGGACAATGTAGCACCAGGCGGAAATACATTCCATTCCACAGTTATTGGAGGCGAGCAGGACATTGATATGAGATATAACTACTGGGGAAAGAATGGTCCCGATGATTCAGTCTGGAAAGCAATGAATCGGGACAGTTTCTATCCAATTACAAGAGAAATGATAAATTGGAATCCTCAAGTCATTGACGATGAACCTTCAAACCCTGCAATTGACGTTAATCCTGATGACGATTCTAAAGGACATGGAGGAAATGAAGACAAACCTTCAATTGACTACAATCCAAGTTCAACAGAATCAAGTACTTCAACTGGCAGAAATATTGGTGGAAACGGAAATAATGACGGTAGTGGAAACAATTATGGTCCTGGAAGCGGTACTGGCGGAACAGGCAGTGGTACAGGCCATCCTGGAACACCATATAATCCGGGAGACGGTGGAAACACAAATGCATACGGACATATTCCGGGAAATACCTATACTGGTCAGAAAGTAACTGGAAACTATAATTCAAGTTCATCAAATGCGAACTCAAAGGTTGATGGAACATCAAATTCCAACAGTCAAAGTAAAGTGAACAGTTCAAATCATGATTCAAGCCTGTCTACAGTTGGAATGATATCCAATGCCGCTGCATCATCAGGTTCTGATGGTGGAGGACAGGGTGAAACTTCCAGCACAGACAGTTCACAGTCCGGTGCACAAAGTGTAAGTAAATCCTACGAAATAAAAGAAAAATTGGATGAATTAATCGATGATGACAAATCAATGATGACCTTTATTGCTTTAGCAATAATTGTATTGTTGTTGTTAATTATCGGTTATAAACGAAAAGAAAGGGAAAATGAAGAATAA
- a CDS encoding HAD family hydrolase, whose protein sequence is MKKAVVFDNSGTLIERYRVVKDVLNGNIFTDINSLDIIDAADSLALVVLQFNTNKLLNLNPDILISDVIKEYKIDFDISFSTRQVSKAEVKEILDGESSTTISDITDGFDILREKIPYMELCNGSALIVDMDLGQVAYTITSAGKFFPKVFETIETLKSRGIEIFIASGDRKGAINRLANMLDIPEDNAYGTVSTRGKCEIVSILKEGGYKVMMVGDGLNDILAFKEADVSVLTIEQQEEVSPKMMDKTDYVIEDIIEVTMIDF, encoded by the coding sequence ATGAAAAAAGCTGTTGTGTTTGATAACTCAGGAACTTTAATTGAAAGATATAGAGTTGTAAAGGATGTGTTAAACGGAAATATTTTCACAGATATCAATTCATTGGATATTATTGATGCGGCCGATTCTCTGGCTTTGGTTGTACTTCAGTTTAATACAAATAAGCTTCTGAATCTGAATCCTGACATTTTAATTTCAGATGTCATTAAGGAATATAAAATTGACTTTGACATCAGCTTTTCCACCCGTCAGGTTTCAAAAGCCGAAGTTAAAGAGATTCTTGACGGTGAGTCATCCACCACCATTTCAGATATTACCGACGGATTTGATATTTTGAGAGAAAAGATTCCGTATATGGAGCTGTGCAACGGGTCAGCTTTAATTGTAGATATGGATCTGGGCCAGGTAGCGTATACCATTACTTCTGCAGGCAAATTTTTCCCGAAAGTTTTTGAAACAATTGAAACATTGAAATCTAGGGGAATAGAGATATTCATTGCATCAGGAGATAGAAAAGGGGCCATTAACAGACTGGCTAACATGCTTGATATTCCTGAGGATAATGCCTATGGTACAGTATCAACTAGGGGAAAATGTGAAATCGTTTCCATTTTAAAGGAAGGCGGATACAAGGTCATGATGGTAGGTGATGGTTTAAATGATATTTTAGCATTTAAAGAGGCGGATGTCAGTGTTTTAACCATCGAACAGCAGGAAGAAGTCTCTCCAAAGATGATGGACAAGACTGATTATGTTATAGAGGATATTATTGAAGTTACAATGATTGATTTTTAA
- a CDS encoding PadR family transcriptional regulator, giving the protein MTDENFDETHKKFFKHFSNGIIRNLILWIISKESVHGYGIMKILDEFFSFDGAKCDLNINSSKVYPILSGMEKKGLIMGEWKTNENNKRVKYYSITEEGILVLNDIQSHMNSILSNPSWLAFFEDMTGKEINDEKRN; this is encoded by the coding sequence ATGACTGATGAAAATTTTGACGAAACTCATAAAAAATTCTTTAAGCATTTCTCCAACGGAATAATACGTAACCTTATCCTGTGGATTATTTCAAAGGAATCTGTTCATGGATATGGAATCATGAAGATATTGGATGAATTTTTTAGCTTTGATGGTGCTAAATGTGATTTGAATATTAATTCCAGCAAGGTTTATCCAATTTTATCTGGAATGGAGAAAAAAGGATTGATAATGGGTGAATGGAAAACTAATGAAAATAATAAGAGGGTTAAATATTATTCAATTACTGAAGAGGGCATTTTAGTTTTAAATGATATCCAATCTCACATGAATAGTATTTTATCTAATCCCAGTTGGTTAGCTTTTTTTGAAGATATGACCGGAAAGGAGATTAACGATGAAAAACGCAATTGA